TTATCAGTTCTCCCCATACCATTACAGCGTGCATTCCTGCCACCTGAGAAACCATCTGCTGTGAACCCACTGCAAAAATGTTCCATTCTGTCAATGCGAGTGGCTTTGCTGCTACCCCATTTGCGGTAAAAGAGGTGCTGACATGATCGTAGATAGCGCTGGTAACAGTAGCAGCAGATGCGAGTATCTCCTGTGGATTTGAATTGGTGTTATAAGGGGTAAAATAACTATGTACAATATAGTAATCTGCTGTATTCCCTGCCTGTTGCAGTACACCACTATTCCACCTCTTATCTGTTTCCGTCGCCCATATTGCCGGCTCATGTTCGAGTAACTGAGCGCCTATATAGATCTCCTTTCCGATCTCTGTCGCTGCCTTCCGCATGGAATCAACAAACACCCTGTAGTGACGTCCATATAACTCTCCGCTGATCAGCTGTGGCTGGCCATCCTTATTCTGTGAAACATCTATGCGGTATCCTGCCTGCCATGTGCCATTACTTTCATTACCGATCTCCCAGTATTTCGTGCGCCCATTATCGTACCGCACCCAGTCTGCCGCCAGATGGGCGGCAGCTGCAACAGGATTAGCGGCCGTACTGTATCGTGCATAACCATAATTCACCGTGATCATTCCTTCATTGCCTGTCTGCTGTAACATACGATAGTAATTATCGAGCGACAATGTCCATTCTGCTGTATTCCCTCCATACCAGTAACCCGGGTCGATCTTATTACCGTCCGCATCTGTGAGCTGCGCAGGAGCATCTGCCGGCGGATTACCAGGTTGCTTATTCCAGAAGTAGACACTACTGATATTGCCACCCGGAAACCGGATGATACGGGTCGGCAATTGTTTCAGCTGATCCATCAGTTTAGACTGATCCACCATCTGCGTCATATAGGGGTTACTGTTATTACCAAACAGCGCCGGCGATATCTTCGTTGTGATCTGTGATGCATCAACGGTGACCTTGTAAGGTGCAGCAGATGGCGGTGTCGCTGTTGTATAAGCTGGCGCCGTGAACCTTCTGGCGGACCATGGTGTCATAAAAAAGCCTATACTTGTAGCCAGCGCCGGGTCTTCGGGTACTATCACTGTCGTTCCCGTTGTATCTTCTTCTTCCTTATACTTCTCACCGTTGCTTTTATTGCAGGCCGTGCACCATAATATTTCCATGCATAAAAAAAACAAGACCAAAATGCGCTTCATTCTCAAATATGTATTAATGA
The DNA window shown above is from Chitinophaga agri and carries:
- a CDS encoding alpha-L-arabinofuranosidase; this encodes MKRILVLFFLCMEILWCTACNKSNGEKYKEEEDTTGTTVIVPEDPALATSIGFFMTPWSARRFTAPAYTTATPPSAAPYKVTVDASQITTKISPALFGNNSNPYMTQMVDQSKLMDQLKQLPTRIIRFPGGNISSVYFWNKQPGNPPADAPAQLTDADGNKIDPGYWYGGNTAEWTLSLDNYYRMLQQTGNEGMITVNYGYARYSTAANPVAAAAHLAADWVRYDNGRTKYWEIGNESNGTWQAGYRIDVSQNKDGQPQLISGELYGRHYRVFVDSMRKAATEIGKEIYIGAQLLEHEPAIWATETDKRWNSGVLQQAGNTADYYIVHSYFTPYNTNSNPQEILASAATVTSAIYDHVSTSFTANGVAAKPLALTEWNIFAVGSQQMVSQVAGMHAVMVWGELIKNRFGMSSRWDLANAWENGNDHGLFSQGEAASGEARWTARPAFFYQYFFQKFLGDRGINATVADSNANISAYASTFSSGEVGVTLVNRASMTRNVTVSFKNFNPGAKFYWYVLTGGEGVTGFSRKVFVNGAGPSGISGGPDNYKELDPYGAAAAGGIKVSLPPMAVVNMVIEKK